One Microtus ochrogaster isolate Prairie Vole_2 unplaced genomic scaffold, MicOch1.0 UNK12, whole genome shotgun sequence DNA window includes the following coding sequences:
- the St20 gene encoding suppressor of tumorigenicity 20 protein — protein sequence MTDCEFMYIHSLAEDYLQYVLQVPAFESAPSKTSRVLEDGFMKKFEPKSGWLTFLEMTGQIWKMFFSSRATLLTRENPGSCDNGDQHLVLPYTHNSDET from the exons ATGACTGACTGCGAGTTCATGTATATCCACTCATTGGCTGAGGACTATCTTCAGTATGTACTGCAAGTTCCTGCTTTTGAATCGGCTCCAAGCAAAACATCCAGGGTACTA GAAGACGGCTTCATGAAGAAATTTGAACCTAAATCTGGCTGGCTGACTTTTCTGGAAATGACAGGACAGATCtggaaaatgttcttttcttctcgAGCAACGCTATTGACCAGAGAGAACCCTGGCTCCTGTGACAATGGTGACCAGCACTTAGTACTTCCATATACACACAACTCAGATGAGACTTGA